One window of Mauremys reevesii isolate NIE-2019 linkage group 4, ASM1616193v1, whole genome shotgun sequence genomic DNA carries:
- the TMEM183A gene encoding transmembrane protein 183A isoform X3, whose translation MTSERAGGWRLPRAVGALARWGLGRGERRRSRTLAGAVRAAPLPAARDMAPRSRPAATPAPRAADMRRRGARKRLKFRADDVCSERVTVADYANSDPAIVKSGRMKKAVANAVQQEVKSLCGLEASRVPAEEVLSVTGESCDSSDEMDAKESTNERTASRKKKSKRHKENPDEAVGEDYPIDIWLLLASYIRPEDTVKFSLICKKAWTVTCTAAFWTRLYRRHYTLDAYLPLRLRPESMERLHCLRACVIRSLYHMYEPFASRVSRNPAIPETTPSTLKNSKRSLCGTLEPLWCQQKCLPFKDTPIIFGGAAGHTVHV comes from the exons ATGACGTCTGAGCGCGCGGGTGGATGGCGTCTTCCCCGGGCCGTTGGCGCTCTCGCGAgatgggggctgggccggggtgaGCGGCGGAGGAGCCGGACGCTGGCAGGTGCGGTGCGCGCGGCCCCGCTCCCCGCCGCCCGGGACATGGCCCCGAGGAGCCGCCCCGCAGCGACCCCCGCGCCGCGCGCCGCCGACATGCGCAGGAGAGGGGCCCGCAAGCGCCTCAAGTTCCGGGCCGATGACGTCTGCTCCGAGCGGG TGACGGTGGCAGATTACGCCAACTCTGACCCTGCTATTGTCAAATCCGGACGCATGAAAAAAGCTGTGGCCAACGCAGTGCAGCAGGAAG TAAAATCCCTCTGTGGTTTGGAAGCCTCACGTGTTCCTGCTGAGGAAGTGCTCTCAGTGACTGGGGAATCCTGTGACAGTAGCGATGAAATGGATGCTAAGGAAAGCACCAACGAGAGAACTGCCTctagaaaaaagaaaagcaagaggCACAAAG AAAACCCTGATGAGGCAGTTGGAGAGGATTATCCCATTGACATCTGGCTGTTGCTGGCTTCCTACATACGTCCAGAAGATACAGTGAAATTTTCTCTGATTTGCAAAAAAGCCTGGACTGTCACTTGCACTGCTGCCTTTTGGACCAGACTCTATAGAAG GCACTACACTCTGGATGCGTACCTGCCTCTCCGTTTACGGCCAgaatcaatggaaaggctccacTGTCTCCGTGCATGTGTCATCCGTTCGTTATACCACATGTATGAACCTTTTGCTTCTCGTGTCTCCAGGAATCCGGCTATTCCAGAGACTACCCCCAGCACTTTAAAGAATTCCAAA CGTAGCTTGTGTGGGACACTGGAGCCGTTGTGGTGTCAGCAGAAGTGTTTGCCCTTTAAAGACACCCCCATTATTTTTGGTGGAGCAGCAGGCCATACGGTGCACGTCTGA